Proteins encoded within one genomic window of Mycolicibacterium aubagnense:
- a CDS encoding enoyl-CoA hydratase-related protein codes for MSVETSRDARVAAAQQLYTALATGDRDALNVLLHPDFIGHAAEGMPLGMGGQHVGPQAMQTNLWWRIGEHFRVRAEPRHFEGLEDGRLMVGGSYVGTARRTGKALDAAFIHVLGFAADGRIVSLRQLTDTAAWHAALNGPVPLQTIEYTVADGLATVCLDRPEVRNAIDLRMGQETLEVARRIAADDTVRAVLICGNGPALTVGGDIGYFLAGRSEAFGDLFQKMTDPFHQGFEILSRVNVPIVTAAHGVVAGGGLGYVYAADLVLAAEGTRFVTAFAGIGLSGDGGGTWHLPRLIGPRRAAQAYLRNQPITDAEALTWGLINEVVPGSELRDRATALARELANGPTAAFGRMRQLLRETWANDLPAQFAAESRGIRFTGDSADAAAAIAAFADKRTPEFTGR; via the coding sequence ATGTCGGTTGAGACCTCGCGCGACGCGCGGGTAGCTGCCGCGCAGCAGCTGTACACGGCGTTGGCGACCGGTGATCGCGACGCATTGAACGTGTTGCTGCACCCCGATTTCATCGGCCACGCCGCCGAAGGCATGCCGCTGGGGATGGGCGGTCAACACGTCGGCCCGCAAGCCATGCAGACCAATCTGTGGTGGCGCATCGGGGAGCACTTCCGGGTCCGCGCCGAGCCGAGGCACTTCGAGGGACTCGAAGACGGGCGGCTGATGGTCGGCGGCAGCTACGTCGGGACGGCCCGGCGCACCGGCAAGGCGCTCGATGCCGCATTCATCCACGTCCTCGGTTTCGCGGCGGACGGGCGGATCGTCAGTCTGCGCCAGCTCACCGACACCGCGGCTTGGCACGCCGCCCTCAACGGGCCGGTTCCGTTGCAGACCATCGAGTACACCGTCGCCGACGGCCTGGCGACCGTCTGCCTCGACCGACCCGAGGTTCGCAACGCGATCGACCTGCGGATGGGGCAGGAGACCCTCGAAGTCGCCCGGCGGATCGCGGCTGACGACACCGTCCGCGCGGTGCTGATCTGCGGAAACGGTCCGGCACTGACGGTCGGTGGGGACATCGGCTATTTCTTGGCGGGCCGCTCCGAGGCGTTCGGCGACCTCTTTCAGAAGATGACCGATCCGTTCCACCAAGGCTTCGAGATCCTCAGCCGGGTCAATGTCCCGATCGTCACCGCGGCGCACGGAGTGGTGGCCGGCGGCGGGCTGGGCTACGTGTACGCGGCTGACCTGGTGCTGGCGGCCGAAGGCACGCGGTTTGTCACTGCCTTCGCCGGCATCGGGCTGTCCGGGGACGGTGGCGGCACGTGGCACCTGCCAAGGCTGATCGGCCCGCGCCGGGCCGCGCAGGCCTACCTGCGCAACCAGCCGATCACCGATGCCGAGGCGCTGACCTGGGGACTGATCAACGAGGTCGTCCCGGGCAGCGAACTGCGCGACAGGGCAACGGCTTTGGCCCGGGAGCTGGCAAACGGACCAACGGCGGCCTTCGGCCGGATGCGTCAGCTGCTACGGGAGACGTGGGCCAACGACTTGCCCGCGCAATTCGCTGCCGAATCGCGCGGTATCAGATTCACCGGCGACAGCGCGGACGCCGCAGCGGCAATCGCCGCGTTCGCCGACAAGCGCACACCCGAATTCACCGGAAGGTAG
- a CDS encoding class I adenylate-forming enzyme family protein: protein MRTAAQIEACRQALRDRFPVWRPRTLADWLDDCAEQYGTSPFVITDELTLSYTEVCEQSRRIAAGLIGLGVQPGDRVGMLMANYPEFIAVKFAIARTGAIAVPFNYLYRTAELGFVLADSGCRVLITMSGFGALDYQSMLDEIVPQWDSAGFAHRPLDSVPDLRHVVVLDTDGRARRGVHTVADLAATTAATQPVAVAPDAPGDMLYTSGTTGSPKGVLVTHDAVLRTGYASALTRGYQSGRRILFSLPCYHMFGYVEGVLSVMFVGGAIIPQPSFSADGYLAGIERHRATDILCVPTMAVAMAQSPARGDYDLSSLEAVLCGSAPAPIWLWEKLERDFGVSEIVTGYGMTECGGAMTLTLPEDALYLTSETVGRPKLAGSASVPGTDALVRYEVVDGELVSSGPTTMVGYWCRPAETAAALRDGRLFSGDLGFVRSDGYLEVTGRSKELYKSGGELVMPKEIEDLLAAHPAISQAFAFGLTDERWGEIGCVVVVPIADAALTEGDVLDICRANLARFKVPKRVVFYAADALPTTPTGKVQKFRLVQALS, encoded by the coding sequence GTGAGAACCGCCGCGCAGATCGAGGCCTGCCGACAAGCGTTGCGCGATCGGTTTCCGGTGTGGCGGCCTCGCACTTTGGCCGACTGGCTCGATGACTGTGCCGAACAGTACGGGACAAGTCCTTTCGTGATCACCGACGAGCTGACGCTGAGCTATACCGAGGTCTGCGAACAGTCTCGCCGAATTGCCGCGGGCCTGATCGGACTCGGGGTGCAGCCGGGTGACCGTGTCGGCATGCTGATGGCCAACTACCCGGAGTTCATCGCCGTCAAGTTCGCCATCGCTCGCACCGGAGCCATCGCGGTCCCGTTCAACTACCTGTACCGGACCGCCGAGCTCGGCTTCGTGCTCGCCGACTCCGGTTGCCGGGTCCTGATCACGATGTCGGGATTCGGCGCTCTGGACTACCAGAGCATGCTGGATGAGATTGTTCCGCAATGGGATTCGGCCGGCTTTGCGCACCGCCCGCTGGATAGCGTTCCGGACCTGCGTCACGTCGTGGTGCTCGACACCGACGGACGGGCCCGCCGCGGCGTGCACACCGTGGCCGACTTGGCCGCCACCACCGCGGCGACGCAGCCCGTTGCGGTGGCACCCGACGCGCCGGGGGACATGCTGTACACGTCGGGCACCACCGGCTCACCCAAGGGGGTGCTGGTCACCCACGATGCCGTGCTGCGCACTGGTTACGCCTCGGCGCTGACCCGGGGATACCAGAGTGGGCGCCGAATCCTGTTCTCGCTGCCGTGTTATCACATGTTCGGCTACGTCGAAGGCGTGTTGTCGGTGATGTTCGTCGGCGGAGCCATCATCCCGCAACCGTCGTTCTCGGCAGACGGCTATCTCGCCGGCATCGAACGGCACCGGGCCACCGATATCCTCTGTGTGCCGACCATGGCGGTCGCGATGGCGCAATCACCGGCCCGCGGCGACTACGACCTGAGTTCCCTGGAGGCGGTGCTGTGCGGTTCGGCGCCCGCGCCGATCTGGTTGTGGGAGAAGCTCGAACGCGACTTCGGGGTCAGTGAGATCGTCACCGGCTATGGGATGACCGAATGCGGCGGCGCCATGACCCTCACGCTCCCCGAGGACGCGCTGTATCTGACCTCCGAGACGGTGGGCCGGCCCAAACTCGCGGGCTCAGCGTCGGTGCCGGGGACCGACGCGTTGGTCCGGTACGAGGTCGTGGACGGTGAACTCGTGTCGAGCGGGCCGACCACCATGGTCGGCTATTGGTGCAGACCCGCCGAGACCGCCGCGGCCCTGCGCGATGGCCGGCTGTTCTCCGGTGACCTGGGGTTCGTGCGCTCCGATGGCTACCTGGAGGTGACGGGGCGCAGCAAGGAGCTCTACAAGAGCGGCGGTGAACTGGTGATGCCCAAGGAGATCGAGGATCTGCTGGCGGCCCACCCCGCCATCAGCCAGGCCTTCGCGTTCGGCCTCACCGACGAAAGATGGGGTGAAATCGGTTGTGTCGTAGTGGTTCCCATTGCGGACGCGGCCTTGACCGAAGGCGACGTGCTGGATATCTGCCGCGCCAATCTGGCGCGATTCAAGGTGCCCAAGCGCGTGGTGTTCTACGCCGCTGATGCGCTGCCGACCACGCCGACGGGCAAAGTGCAGAAGTTCCGGTTGGTCCAGGCGCTCAGCTGA
- a CDS encoding SDR family oxidoreductase: MPGVADKVVIVTGAGGGLGRSYARFLAANGALVVVNDLGGARDGSGSGTSMADAVVDEIRSAGGRAVANYSSVATAEGAAEIVATALDEFGAVHGIVSNAGILRDGAFHKMSDDNWDSVLRVHLYGGYHVIRAAWPHLREQQFGRIVVATSTSGLYGNFGQANYGAAKAGLVGLINTLAIEGAKHNITANAIAPLAATRMTADIAPQDVLDKLDPELVAPAVGYLVSEENHDTSSVFVVGGGLVQRVAQFQNDGVRFTARPTLPEIAGRWNEIRDMANAKLGSNPV, translated from the coding sequence ATGCCAGGTGTAGCAGACAAGGTCGTCATCGTCACGGGAGCCGGCGGCGGGTTGGGACGTTCGTACGCCCGCTTCCTCGCCGCCAACGGCGCGCTCGTCGTGGTCAACGATCTCGGTGGTGCCCGTGACGGATCGGGTTCGGGAACCAGCATGGCCGACGCCGTCGTCGACGAGATCCGCTCCGCGGGCGGCCGCGCCGTGGCCAACTACTCCTCGGTGGCCACCGCCGAAGGTGCCGCGGAGATCGTCGCCACCGCCCTCGACGAATTCGGGGCAGTGCACGGAATCGTCAGCAACGCCGGGATTCTGCGCGATGGTGCCTTCCACAAGATGTCCGACGACAACTGGGATTCGGTGCTGCGGGTGCACCTGTACGGCGGTTACCACGTGATCCGGGCCGCCTGGCCGCACCTGCGGGAGCAGCAGTTCGGCAGGATCGTGGTGGCCACCTCCACCAGCGGGCTGTACGGCAACTTCGGGCAGGCCAACTACGGCGCTGCCAAGGCCGGCCTGGTCGGATTGATCAACACCCTGGCCATCGAGGGTGCCAAGCACAACATCACCGCCAACGCCATCGCGCCGTTGGCCGCCACCCGGATGACCGCCGACATCGCCCCCCAGGACGTTCTGGACAAGCTCGACCCCGAATTGGTCGCACCCGCGGTCGGCTACCTGGTGTCCGAGGAAAACCACGACACCTCATCGGTTTTCGTTGTCGGCGGCGGCCTGGTGCAGCGGGTCGCGCAGTTCCAGAACGACGGCGTCAGGTTCACCGCGCGCCCGACGCTGCCCGAAATCGCCGGGCGGTGGAACGAGATCCGCGACATGGCCAACGCCAAGCTCGGCAGCAACCCGGTCTAG
- a CDS encoding OB-fold domain-containing protein encodes MSGLLGYAAYLPRYRLGRRVVAGYDEDSTTMAVAAATAALNGTDTTAVYFATSTPAYADKTNATAVHAALALPDTAFAADLCGTGRSAFAAMALAAQSGGVAVASDVRVGRPGSSDEKLGGDGAAALVFGAGPAIAEVLATASRTEEFLDRWRAPGAVTGQQWEERFGFERYAPLLRAAAADALDAAGVADADHVVVACPNAAVVKRAGALVKGQKSVQVSPIGFSGSVDAAMALCAVLDIADPEDSILVLSATDGCDALVLRTTDRLAHSRQRTPLAGQLTGGLPVAPVTYLSWRGLIELEPPRRPEPDRVGAPPASRGTSWKFGLTGTRCDDCGFVHLPPARVCRGCGVVDRMSPAPVASSTGTVATFTFDRLAYSPSPPMVQAVVDVDGGGRVTVEIADAEPERLQVGARVRFSFRRLFTAGGIHDYFWKAVLI; translated from the coding sequence ATGAGCGGCCTGCTCGGCTATGCCGCCTACCTGCCCCGGTACCGGTTGGGCCGGCGCGTCGTCGCCGGTTATGACGAGGACTCGACCACCATGGCCGTCGCGGCGGCCACTGCCGCGCTGAACGGGACCGACACGACAGCCGTCTATTTCGCGACCAGTACCCCGGCCTATGCGGACAAGACCAATGCCACGGCCGTCCATGCCGCGCTGGCCCTGCCGGACACCGCGTTCGCGGCCGATCTGTGCGGCACCGGGCGCAGCGCCTTTGCCGCGATGGCGTTGGCCGCACAGTCCGGCGGTGTTGCCGTGGCCTCAGACGTACGGGTCGGCCGGCCCGGCTCATCAGACGAGAAACTGGGCGGCGACGGTGCGGCCGCACTGGTTTTCGGTGCCGGCCCGGCGATCGCCGAGGTGCTGGCCACCGCCTCCCGTACCGAGGAATTCCTGGATCGGTGGCGCGCGCCGGGCGCGGTGACCGGTCAGCAGTGGGAGGAACGCTTCGGCTTCGAACGCTACGCCCCGCTCCTTCGGGCGGCCGCGGCCGACGCACTGGACGCCGCCGGGGTGGCCGATGCCGATCACGTCGTGGTGGCCTGTCCCAACGCGGCCGTCGTGAAGCGGGCCGGCGCCCTGGTGAAAGGCCAGAAGTCGGTGCAGGTTTCACCGATCGGGTTCAGCGGCAGCGTCGATGCCGCGATGGCGTTGTGCGCCGTCCTCGACATCGCCGACCCGGAGGACAGCATCCTGGTGCTCTCGGCCACCGACGGCTGCGACGCCCTCGTACTGCGCACCACCGACCGGCTCGCTCACAGTAGGCAGCGCACACCGCTGGCCGGGCAGCTCACCGGCGGCCTGCCGGTGGCGCCGGTGACCTATCTGTCCTGGCGTGGGCTGATCGAACTGGAACCACCGCGGCGGCCCGAACCTGATCGGGTAGGGGCACCGCCGGCATCGCGCGGCACGTCGTGGAAGTTCGGTCTCACCGGAACGCGCTGCGATGATTGCGGTTTCGTGCACCTGCCGCCGGCACGGGTATGCCGGGGGTGCGGCGTCGTCGACCGGATGAGCCCTGCCCCGGTCGCGAGCTCGACCGGCACCGTGGCCACCTTCACCTTCGACCGTCTTGCGTACTCACCGTCGCCGCCGATGGTGCAGGCAGTGGTGGATGTCGACGGTGGCGGGCGCGTCACCGTGGAGATCGCCGATGCCGAACCGGAGCGGCTGCAGGTGGGTGCCCGGGTGCGGTTCAGCTTCCGCCGGCTCTTCACCGCCGGTGGCATCCACGACTACTTCTGGAAGGCGGTGCTGATCTGA
- a CDS encoding MBL fold metallo-hydrolase, which translates to MTSQVWNSAQRSGAPETLAAAPTYTVARIPLPLPLPDLTVVNAYAVGTDAGITLIDPGWATAESEAALIAGLHAMGCGVRDVRQILVTHAHWDHYTQALKWRAALDIEVMLGAEERHSISAFDAQAGVHPNQVPVLRRAGAPALADAVAALRWEPYEQGMPFAAPDRWLRDGDVIDAGGVPITVRATPGHTRGHMVFEISDMAFTGDHLLPRITPSVAFERAPEKLPLRSFLRSLQLFLELPDARMLPAHGETEHHTRRRAQELLDHHDERLSIIAELISSGATTAFEVATRMRWTRRERTLTELETVHQMTAVLEVRAHLDLLVTQGLLRVDESADVSTFTVS; encoded by the coding sequence GTGACATCGCAGGTATGGAACTCAGCACAGCGGTCAGGTGCGCCCGAGACGCTGGCGGCTGCCCCGACGTACACGGTCGCTCGGATTCCGCTACCGCTGCCACTGCCTGACCTGACAGTGGTCAACGCGTACGCGGTCGGTACCGACGCCGGCATCACGCTGATCGATCCCGGCTGGGCCACCGCCGAATCGGAAGCGGCGCTGATCGCCGGACTGCACGCCATGGGATGCGGCGTCAGGGACGTGCGCCAGATTCTGGTCACCCATGCCCATTGGGACCACTACACCCAGGCTCTGAAGTGGCGCGCCGCGTTGGACATCGAAGTCATGTTGGGAGCCGAAGAGCGGCACAGCATCTCAGCATTCGATGCGCAGGCCGGAGTCCACCCCAACCAGGTCCCCGTGCTGCGCCGAGCCGGAGCCCCTGCGCTGGCCGACGCCGTGGCCGCGCTGCGGTGGGAGCCGTACGAGCAGGGCATGCCGTTCGCCGCCCCGGATCGCTGGCTGCGGGACGGCGACGTGATCGACGCCGGTGGGGTGCCGATCACCGTACGCGCCACACCGGGTCACACCCGCGGGCACATGGTGTTCGAAATCTCCGATATGGCGTTCACGGGGGATCACCTCCTACCTCGCATCACGCCATCGGTCGCCTTCGAACGCGCCCCGGAGAAACTGCCACTGCGGTCGTTCCTCCGGTCACTCCAGCTGTTCCTGGAACTGCCCGACGCCCGGATGCTGCCCGCCCATGGCGAGACCGAGCACCACACCCGCCGCCGCGCCCAGGAGTTGCTCGACCATCACGACGAACGGTTGTCGATCATCGCCGAGCTGATCTCCTCAGGTGCGACAACGGCGTTCGAGGTCGCTACCCGGATGCGCTGGACCCGCCGGGAGCGCACCCTCACCGAGCTGGAGACCGTCCATCAGATGACCGCGGTACTGGAGGTGCGGGCGCACCTGGATCTGCTCGTCACCCAAGGGTTGCTGAGGGTCGACGAGTCCGCGGACGTCAGCACTTTCACGGTCAGCTGA
- a CDS encoding MaoC family dehydratase — MEVFGSLDEFASAAGRELGPTDWLEITQDRVDLFADATGDHQWIHVDPDRAATGPFGGTIAHGLLTLSLLPHFMHQLYLVDGIAMAINYGLNKVRFISPVPVGAKIRARGVVGDVSAVSGGTQAIMTTTIEIDGAEKPAAVIESIIRYVG; from the coding sequence ATGGAAGTTTTTGGCAGCCTTGACGAATTTGCGTCGGCGGCCGGCCGCGAGCTCGGACCGACCGACTGGCTGGAGATCACCCAAGACCGGGTTGATCTGTTCGCCGACGCCACCGGGGACCACCAGTGGATCCACGTCGATCCGGACCGGGCCGCGACCGGACCGTTCGGCGGCACCATCGCCCACGGGCTGCTCACCTTGTCGTTGCTGCCGCATTTCATGCACCAGCTGTACCTGGTGGACGGCATCGCGATGGCGATCAACTACGGGCTCAACAAGGTTCGTTTCATCTCGCCGGTCCCGGTGGGCGCCAAGATCCGGGCACGCGGCGTCGTCGGCGACGTCTCTGCCGTGAGCGGCGGTACGCAAGCGATCATGACCACGACCATCGAAATCGACGGCGCCGAAAAGCCTGCCGCCGTCATCGAATCGATCATCCGTTATGTCGGTTGA
- a CDS encoding acetyl-CoA acetyltransferase, with translation MASHGIAGRVAVIGMGCSRFGERWEVSTEDLILEAYTECLTSAGIGRDDVDAYWLGTLSSGMSGLTLSRPLGSDDKPVTRVENMCASGSEAFRNACYAVAAGAYDVVMAVGVEKLKDSGFSGLLRQDPPGDGTASEISMTAPAAFSLLDPAYCAKYGVHADEMRAAMTHVAWKNHANGARNPKAQFRSPVAKDTIDGAPKVAGRLGVFDCSGVSDGAACALIVPADRAHLYTDTPMYVSALALTAGSGRGAMDPGYDYTTFPEVVRSAKDAYTQAGISDPRTQLSFAEVHDCFTPTEIVLMEDLGFTGAGQAVKDVVAGEFDADGRLPVNPDGGLKSFGHPVGASGLRMLYEAWLQFRGEAGDRQLDGPHTALTHNLGGRPGGCVSFVSIVTNRQGS, from the coding sequence ATGGCGAGCCACGGTATCGCCGGCCGTGTCGCGGTAATCGGCATGGGCTGCAGCCGATTCGGTGAACGCTGGGAGGTGTCGACCGAGGATCTGATCTTGGAGGCCTACACCGAATGCCTGACGTCGGCAGGCATCGGACGTGACGACGTCGACGCCTACTGGCTCGGCACCCTCAGTTCCGGCATGTCGGGGCTGACCCTGAGCCGTCCCCTGGGCTCGGATGACAAGCCGGTCACCCGCGTGGAGAACATGTGCGCCAGCGGCTCGGAAGCGTTCCGCAATGCCTGCTACGCGGTCGCCGCCGGCGCCTATGACGTCGTGATGGCCGTCGGCGTGGAGAAGCTGAAGGACTCCGGATTCTCCGGGCTGCTGCGTCAGGACCCGCCCGGCGACGGCACCGCATCGGAGATTTCGATGACGGCGCCCGCCGCGTTCTCCCTGCTGGACCCCGCGTACTGCGCCAAGTACGGCGTGCACGCCGACGAGATGCGCGCGGCGATGACGCATGTCGCCTGGAAGAATCACGCCAACGGTGCACGGAATCCGAAGGCACAGTTCCGGTCTCCGGTGGCCAAGGACACCATCGACGGCGCCCCGAAAGTGGCCGGGCGGCTCGGGGTGTTCGACTGCTCCGGAGTCTCCGACGGAGCCGCCTGTGCCCTCATCGTCCCTGCCGACCGTGCCCACCTCTACACCGATACCCCGATGTATGTGTCCGCGTTGGCCCTGACGGCCGGATCCGGGCGCGGTGCAATGGATCCCGGCTACGACTACACCACGTTCCCCGAGGTCGTCCGCTCCGCCAAGGACGCGTACACCCAGGCCGGCATCTCCGATCCCCGCACGCAATTGTCCTTCGCCGAAGTCCATGACTGCTTCACCCCCACCGAGATCGTGCTGATGGAGGATCTCGGCTTCACCGGGGCCGGGCAGGCCGTAAAAGACGTCGTGGCAGGAGAATTCGATGCCGACGGCCGGCTGCCCGTCAACCCGGACGGCGGGCTGAAGAGCTTCGGACATCCCGTCGGTGCCAGCGGATTGCGCATGTTGTACGAAGCGTGGCTGCAGTTCCGGGGCGAAGCCGGTGACCGCCAACTGGACGGCCCGCATACCGCCCTCACCCACAATCTCGGCGGCCGCCCCGGCGGCTGCGTGTCCTTCGTATCGATCGTCACCAACAGACAAGGGAGCTGA
- a CDS encoding class I adenylate-forming enzyme family protein produces MTVGHRLQQSYRPADTSAELVEMPVGMLLARRCAEHPDRVALVGTRHGTGERVRLTYGQLHAEAARAASALSRLAEPGGSIAVWAPNVLEWTVIQYAAALAGLVLVALNPVLRDDELEYALTHSGATVLLHADVSRDYPMAEVAARVGDRIAGLTRISLSDGRWQAAGTDLTALPEVSPDTVAMLQYTSGTTGRPKGVALTHRALVNVAKLTLEAADAPMGAVCVNPLPLFHTAGCVIATLGPLWLGGTAVLIDRFTPAGALEVLRAERPDVLFYVPAILDALLALQRAEGTSAPRIPIIMGGAALVAPELIDGAAEVFGSTVLNLFGQTELAPVLSMTRPGDSRADRLATVGRPLPQVECKIVDPVSHAVIAVGELGEICARGYQQFVGYLHDPAATAATVDADGFVHTGDVGTIDERGYLTVTGRLKDIIIRGGENISPADVERQLAGHPAVTDVAVLGLPDDRWGEIVAAVVRADGEPAHIRAVLVARAQSTLAPFKVPSRWFLADELPVTPTGKVRKFALRDAIRRGEIREL; encoded by the coding sequence ATGACCGTCGGGCACCGACTCCAGCAGTCCTACCGGCCGGCGGACACGAGTGCCGAGCTGGTCGAAATGCCCGTCGGGATGCTGCTGGCGCGCCGGTGTGCCGAGCATCCCGACCGGGTGGCGCTGGTGGGGACGCGGCACGGTACCGGGGAGCGGGTGCGGCTGACGTATGGGCAGCTGCACGCCGAGGCCGCCCGCGCGGCATCGGCGCTGTCTCGGCTCGCCGAACCGGGTGGGTCCATCGCGGTGTGGGCGCCGAATGTGCTGGAGTGGACCGTCATTCAATATGCGGCTGCGTTGGCGGGCCTGGTGCTGGTCGCGCTCAACCCCGTGTTGCGTGACGACGAACTGGAGTACGCCCTCACCCATTCGGGCGCCACGGTGCTGCTGCACGCAGACGTCAGCCGGGATTATCCGATGGCAGAGGTGGCCGCACGGGTCGGCGACCGCATCGCCGGCCTCACGCGTATTTCGTTGTCGGATGGTCGATGGCAAGCCGCGGGCACTGATCTGACGGCACTGCCGGAGGTCAGTCCCGACACGGTGGCCATGCTGCAGTACACATCGGGGACCACCGGGCGCCCGAAGGGCGTGGCGCTCACCCACCGCGCATTGGTGAACGTCGCGAAACTGACCCTGGAAGCGGCCGATGCGCCGATGGGTGCGGTGTGCGTCAATCCATTACCCCTGTTCCACACCGCTGGGTGCGTCATCGCCACGCTGGGACCGTTGTGGCTGGGCGGCACTGCCGTGCTCATCGATCGATTCACGCCGGCCGGCGCGTTGGAGGTGCTGCGCGCCGAGCGCCCCGACGTCCTGTTCTATGTGCCCGCGATCCTTGACGCGCTGCTGGCGCTGCAGCGGGCGGAGGGCACTTCCGCGCCACGGATCCCGATCATCATGGGTGGTGCGGCGCTTGTCGCACCCGAGTTGATCGACGGCGCCGCAGAGGTTTTCGGATCCACTGTGCTCAATCTGTTCGGCCAGACCGAACTGGCGCCGGTGCTGTCGATGACCCGTCCCGGCGATTCGCGCGCGGACCGGCTCGCGACAGTGGGCCGGCCGCTCCCGCAGGTGGAGTGCAAGATCGTCGACCCGGTGTCGCACGCGGTGATTGCGGTCGGCGAGCTGGGGGAGATCTGCGCCCGTGGGTATCAGCAATTCGTCGGCTACCTTCACGATCCGGCCGCCACCGCGGCCACCGTCGACGCTGACGGATTCGTGCACACCGGCGATGTGGGCACCATCGACGAACGCGGCTATCTCACCGTCACGGGACGGCTCAAGGACATCATCATCCGCGGCGGTGAGAACATCTCCCCGGCAGACGTCGAGCGGCAGTTGGCCGGCCACCCGGCGGTCACCGACGTCGCGGTGCTCGGCCTTCCCGACGATCGATGGGGCGAGATCGTCGCCGCCGTCGTCCGCGCCGACGGAGAACCGGCGCATATCAGGGCAGTTCTTGTCGCCCGGGCACAGTCGACACTGGCGCCGTTCAAGGTGCCGTCCAGGTGGTTCCTGGCCGACGAATTGCCGGTGACCCCAACCGGCAAGGTACGCAAGTTCGCGCTGCGCGACGCCATCCGGCGCGGAGAGATCAGGGAGCTGTGA
- a CDS encoding acyl-CoA dehydrogenase family protein, whose translation MPGLTSDSPEHRAIRETVAGIAERYGSQYFLERGRTGGDIEELWKDLGVAGLLGLHLPEEYGGGGGGMSEAVVVVEELAAHGMPLLIWVISPAICGSILAHHGSHEMKQQWLPAIADGTRKMAFGLTEPDAGSNSHNVKTTAERTATGWKISGAKYYISAIDQCDAVLVVTRDAEHSTPDKPRLSLFVVPTDAPGLTLQRIDTAIVSPDKQFTVFLDDVEVGEDALIGTAGNGLRQVFDGLNPERILVGALCSGIGRYAIGKAADYAKERTVWSTPIGAHQGVAHPLAESHIAVELGRLATVRSAELFDAGESAGEAANIAKFAASEAALKALDQAIQTHGGNGLSHEYGLSELWFVTRLMRTAPVSREMVLNFIAQTSLGLPRSY comes from the coding sequence ATGCCCGGATTGACCTCTGACAGTCCAGAGCACCGCGCCATACGGGAAACCGTGGCCGGCATCGCGGAACGTTATGGCTCGCAGTACTTCCTGGAACGCGGACGTACGGGCGGAGACATCGAGGAGCTGTGGAAGGACCTCGGTGTCGCCGGCCTGTTGGGCCTGCACCTGCCCGAGGAGTACGGCGGCGGTGGTGGCGGCATGTCTGAGGCCGTCGTCGTGGTCGAAGAGCTTGCCGCGCACGGCATGCCGTTGTTGATCTGGGTGATCTCCCCGGCCATCTGCGGCAGCATCCTGGCCCACCATGGCTCGCACGAGATGAAGCAGCAGTGGCTGCCCGCCATCGCCGACGGCACCCGCAAGATGGCCTTCGGGCTCACCGAGCCCGACGCGGGGTCCAACAGCCACAACGTCAAGACCACCGCGGAGCGCACCGCGACGGGCTGGAAAATCTCCGGCGCCAAGTACTACATCTCGGCCATCGATCAATGCGACGCCGTCCTGGTCGTCACCCGCGATGCCGAGCACTCCACGCCCGACAAGCCCAGGCTGTCGTTGTTCGTGGTCCCCACCGATGCGCCCGGGCTCACCCTCCAACGGATCGATACGGCGATCGTGTCGCCGGACAAGCAGTTCACTGTCTTCCTCGACGACGTGGAGGTGGGCGAGGACGCCCTGATCGGGACGGCGGGCAACGGCCTGCGCCAGGTGTTCGACGGACTCAACCCGGAACGAATCCTGGTCGGCGCCTTGTGCAGTGGCATCGGCCGCTACGCCATCGGCAAAGCCGCCGACTATGCCAAGGAGCGCACCGTCTGGTCCACCCCGATCGGTGCGCACCAGGGGGTGGCGCATCCGCTGGCCGAATCCCACATCGCCGTCGAACTGGGCCGGCTGGCCACCGTACGCAGCGCCGAACTGTTCGACGCCGGCGAATCCGCCGGCGAGGCAGCCAATATCGCGAAGTTCGCCGCATCCGAGGCTGCGCTCAAGGCGCTCGACCAGGCCATCCAAACCCACGGCGGCAACGGGCTGTCGCACGAATACGGGCTCTCGGAGCTGTGGTTCGTCACCCGGCTGATGCGCACCGCGCCGGTGAGCCGGGAGATGGTTCTCAACTTCATCGCGCAGACCTCGCTGGGCCTGCCCCGCTCCTACTGA